One Antarctobacter heliothermus DNA segment encodes these proteins:
- a CDS encoding amino acid ABC transporter permease, producing the protein MGLDFSVVPGFFGVLLMGAGWTVAITICAGLLSFFGGIVFAVIALYGHWALRWPFRAFAFLFMGTPLLLQLFLIYFGLIQIGIDLPAFVAGVIGLGLHFAVYNSELIQASILAVDKGQYEGARTLGLSRGQTLRKVVIPQAVRAVVPPMGNNMIALLKDSALVSVIGVMELTLAAQQAISRTYRPFEFYLAAAFCYYIVNLALEAGLRRLERRIAASR; encoded by the coding sequence ATGGGACTTGATTTCTCCGTGGTGCCCGGCTTTTTCGGCGTGCTGTTGATGGGGGCCGGATGGACCGTGGCCATCACCATCTGCGCTGGACTGCTCAGCTTTTTCGGCGGCATCGTCTTTGCGGTTATCGCGCTCTATGGCCATTGGGCACTGCGCTGGCCGTTCCGGGCCTTTGCCTTTTTGTTCATGGGCACGCCGCTGCTGTTGCAGCTGTTCCTGATCTACTTCGGGCTGATCCAGATCGGCATCGACCTGCCCGCCTTTGTCGCCGGGGTGATCGGTCTGGGCCTGCACTTTGCGGTCTACAACTCCGAACTGATCCAGGCCTCTATCCTGGCGGTGGACAAGGGCCAGTATGAGGGCGCGCGCACGCTGGGCCTGTCGCGCGGCCAGACCCTGCGCAAGGTCGTGATCCCGCAGGCGGTGCGCGCCGTGGTGCCGCCCATGGGCAACAACATGATCGCCCTGCTCAAGGATTCCGCACTGGTCTCCGTCATTGGCGTGATGGAACTGACCCTTGCCGCACAGCAGGCCATCAGCCGCACCTACCGCCCGTTCGAATTCTACCTTGCCGCCGCCTTTTGCTACTACATCGTCAACCTCGCGCTGGAGGCGGGATTGCGCCGTCTGGAACGCCGCATCGCCGCCTCGCGCTGA
- a CDS encoding amino acid ABC transporter permease, translated as MDTELILRVYPFFLEAAWVTIQLSVLTAALGLACGALGAAARLSRLAVFRWIAAVYVSVIRGTPALIQVFILYFGGPQVGIQLDSFAAGTIALGVNIGAYMTETIRGAIVSVDKGQSEAARTLGLSRWQTMRKVVLPQAARLMIRPLGVNINALIKGTALVAPISVVELTYTAQRFIGSTYKPFEMFLLSGLLYMVIIYVVGQGIHWLDRRARIT; from the coding sequence TTGGACACAGAACTGATCCTGCGGGTCTACCCCTTTTTCCTCGAAGCGGCCTGGGTGACGATCCAACTGTCGGTGCTGACAGCAGCCTTGGGCCTGGCCTGTGGCGCGCTGGGGGCTGCGGCGCGGTTGTCGCGTCTGGCAGTCTTTCGCTGGATCGCAGCGGTTTATGTCAGCGTCATCCGGGGCACACCCGCGCTGATTCAGGTGTTTATCCTCTATTTCGGCGGTCCACAGGTGGGCATCCAGCTGGATTCCTTTGCCGCGGGCACCATCGCGCTGGGGGTGAACATCGGCGCCTACATGACCGAAACCATTCGTGGTGCCATCGTATCCGTCGACAAGGGCCAGTCCGAGGCCGCCCGCACGCTAGGACTCAGCCGATGGCAGACCATGCGCAAGGTGGTTCTGCCACAGGCCGCGCGCCTGATGATCCGCCCGTTGGGCGTCAACATCAACGCGCTGATCAAGGGCACCGCTCTGGTCGCGCCCATTTCGGTGGTGGAACTGACCTACACCGCGCAACGGTTTATCGGATCGACCTACAAACCGTTCGAAATGTTCCTGCTGTCCGGGCTGCTCTACATGGTGATCATCTATGTGGTGGGTCAGGGCATTCACTGGCTTGACCGCCGGGCGCGGATCACATGA
- a CDS encoding histone deacetylase family protein, whose product MKAIFDDRQWKHQPRHFMANGAILPNPEQAERIDRLLTGAQAAGCTVEAPKDAGLAPIAALHSPEYLTFLENIHTRWRRIEGAGDEVIPNIHPANRTDSYPKSAVGQAGYHQADTACPIAAGTWEAAYWSAQSAVTGADLILRGETSAYVLSRPPGHHAFGDLAGGFCFLNNSGIAAERLRAQGLRPAILDVDVHHGNGTQGIFYDRDDVLTVSIHADPERFYPFFWGQAHERGTGPGLGYNLNLPLARGTTDDAYLATLDVALRRIRSFGADVVVVALGLDAFVDDPFKGLAVTTTGFSRIGAAIAGLNLPCLFVQEGGYLCDELADNLTAVLTGHQEHSA is encoded by the coding sequence ATGAAAGCCATCTTCGACGACCGCCAGTGGAAACATCAGCCGCGCCATTTCATGGCAAATGGCGCGATCCTGCCGAATCCCGAACAGGCAGAGCGCATTGACCGGCTGCTGACCGGCGCACAGGCCGCCGGGTGTACCGTCGAGGCGCCAAAGGACGCGGGCCTTGCCCCGATTGCCGCGCTGCATTCGCCCGAATACCTCACCTTTCTGGAGAACATCCACACCCGCTGGCGCCGGATAGAGGGCGCGGGCGATGAGGTCATTCCCAACATCCACCCCGCCAACCGCACCGACAGTTACCCCAAATCCGCCGTCGGTCAGGCGGGCTATCATCAGGCCGACACCGCCTGCCCGATTGCCGCAGGCACATGGGAGGCCGCCTATTGGTCCGCGCAAAGCGCCGTGACCGGGGCCGATCTGATCCTTCGGGGCGAGACATCCGCCTATGTGCTGTCGCGCCCGCCCGGCCACCATGCCTTTGGCGATCTGGCGGGGGGCTTTTGCTTTTTGAACAACTCCGGCATCGCGGCAGAGCGGTTACGCGCGCAGGGTCTGCGCCCCGCCATTCTGGATGTGGATGTGCATCACGGCAACGGCACCCAAGGCATCTTTTATGACCGCGACGACGTGCTGACCGTGTCGATCCACGCGGACCCAGAGCGGTTCTACCCCTTCTTCTGGGGGCAGGCCCATGAGCGCGGCACCGGTCCCGGGCTGGGCTACAACCTGAACCTGCCGTTGGCGCGCGGTACAACGGACGACGCCTATCTTGCCACACTGGACGTGGCCCTGCGGCGCATCCGCAGCTTTGGCGCGGATGTGGTTGTGGTGGCGCTGGGGCTGGATGCCTTTGTTGACGATCCGTTCAAGGGACTGGCCGTCACGACCACCGGCTTTTCCCGCATTGGTGCCGCGATTGCCGGGCTGAACCTGCCGTGTCTCTTTGTGCAAGAGGGCGGCTATCTGTGCGATGAATTGGCGGATAATCTGACCGCCGTTCTGACCGGCCATCAGGAACACAGCGCCTGA
- a CDS encoding 3-keto-5-aminohexanoate cleavage protein codes for MSKIIITCAVTGSIHTPSMSPHLPITAQQITDNAIGAAEAGATILHLHARDPENGRPSADPAHFMAFLPQIKQRCGAVLNISTGGSATMPLEDRLAAPKQAEPEMCSLNMGTMNFALFPAVDKITDWKFDWEKPFLEDSEDLVFKNTPRDMAYILHELGEKRGARFEFECYDLSHLYMLKHFVDRGLVRGPLFIQFVFGVLGGMGPDPENLTHMKMIADRLFGDTYTFSVLAAGRHQMPLVTMSAILGGHVRVGLEDSLMISRGVLARNNAEQVAKIRRIVEDLGRTVATADEAREMLHLKGADRTAI; via the coding sequence ATGTCCAAGATCATCATCACCTGCGCTGTCACCGGGTCGATCCACACGCCTTCGATGTCGCCCCATCTGCCGATCACGGCGCAACAGATCACCGACAATGCCATCGGTGCCGCCGAGGCCGGGGCCACGATCCTGCACCTGCACGCCCGCGACCCGGAAAATGGCCGCCCCTCTGCGGACCCGGCGCATTTCATGGCCTTTCTGCCGCAGATCAAACAGCGCTGCGGCGCGGTTCTGAACATCTCGACCGGCGGCAGCGCAACGATGCCGCTGGAGGACCGGCTGGCCGCGCCGAAACAGGCCGAACCGGAGATGTGCTCGCTCAACATGGGGACAATGAACTTTGCCCTCTTCCCGGCGGTGGACAAGATCACCGATTGGAAATTCGACTGGGAAAAGCCGTTTCTGGAGGACTCCGAGGATCTGGTGTTCAAGAACACGCCGCGCGACATGGCCTATATCCTGCATGAGCTGGGCGAAAAACGCGGCGCGAGGTTCGAGTTTGAATGTTACGACCTCAGCCATCTCTACATGCTGAAACACTTTGTCGATCGCGGGCTGGTGCGCGGGCCGCTGTTCATCCAGTTCGTCTTTGGCGTGCTGGGCGGCATGGGGCCGGACCCGGAGAACCTGACCCACATGAAGATGATCGCCGACAGGCTGTTCGGTGACACCTATACGTTTTCCGTGCTGGCCGCAGGACGGCACCAGATGCCTCTGGTCACCATGTCCGCCATTCTGGGCGGTCACGTCCGCGTCGGGCTGGAGGACAGCCTGATGATCTCACGCGGGGTGCTGGCCCGGAACAACGCCGAACAGGTGGCCAAGATCCGCCGCATCGTCGAGGATCTGGGCCGCACTGTCGCCACCGCCGATGAGGCGCGCGAGATGCTGCACCTCAAGGGGGCGGACCGCACCGCGATCTAG
- a CDS encoding PAS domain-containing protein encodes MCKTLATTLDAHQAGLWTLNKATGALDAKFYWDRDTCDAENGADLPNGTADRPISEVDQDQIVAIADIRTDPRWAASAPNAMYSTELRAVLECPLRTPAGPAGVVSIGHRGAPRKWTAEDISFAAAVAGLISLAIERHDLIVAEKDARDHEHRLKVYTDLATDWFWETDSDFRFQRLHGKQARDGQIPKDYLGHKLWDVPILTPLEGTWDALKKRVDQRKRIFDFVVSASDGIGDRHYAEIAGLPKFNAAGEFEGYWGTAKDVTRRTQHELDLAESQTRDKTAARLVKLASWTWDKVEDRCSYCSPELAEMFGVTVDEFLRRSTSWEKDLDWYHPDDRERYAQASESATATQSGYDIIARVVLGDGTIRTVHETTEPVFDSSGAFVATMGVLLDITDKVELQDRLMIQEDRLKNIIDNIPGAAYRVKYDATFTNVYHSSGYLTHFVDPNTPPVKWQQDRNFPTLDIPAADRDRVEKSLRRAVLLNQCYSVEYPVTLRDGSQRWVSDRGRPVETSDGEIELEGIMLDATEKHAAQDALAHAQKLEAVGKLTGGIAHDFNNLLAVILGNLELLRDETEKPGQIDLIDAGIEAVRRGADLTRNMLAFARKSPLKLEVLNLNSLAGKTKNWIGRTLPANILVETSLLAGLWKIEADASATQSAILNLVLNARDAMPNGGKMTIETSNVRIDEEYIENRFEDMEPGRYVMLAVSDNGHGIPKDIVDDIFEPFFTTKPPGSGSGLGLSMILGFMKQSGGSVRVYSEPGVGTTFKLFFKALHSDTLISDVPNAGLPLAQGAARILLVEDNTGVLAVLRSTLTRAGYDIKTASSGDLARDIFEANPDFDLLLTDIVMPGALQGTALAKALREIRPDLKVIFMSGYASEATVHGNGLRPEDIRLMKPIGRTVLFQAIEKALG; translated from the coding sequence TTGTGCAAGACATTGGCAACCACGCTGGACGCCCATCAGGCGGGCCTCTGGACCCTGAACAAGGCGACAGGCGCTTTAGACGCCAAATTCTATTGGGACCGTGACACCTGCGACGCCGAAAACGGGGCCGATCTGCCCAACGGGACCGCAGACCGGCCCATCTCGGAAGTCGATCAAGACCAGATTGTCGCCATCGCCGACATCCGGACCGATCCCCGGTGGGCGGCCTCCGCCCCGAACGCCATGTACAGCACCGAATTGCGCGCGGTGCTGGAATGCCCCCTGCGCACCCCCGCCGGACCAGCAGGGGTGGTAAGCATCGGGCACAGAGGCGCGCCCAGAAAGTGGACCGCCGAGGACATCAGCTTTGCCGCTGCGGTGGCGGGCCTGATCTCTCTGGCGATCGAACGCCATGACCTGATTGTCGCCGAAAAGGACGCCCGCGATCATGAACACAGGCTGAAGGTCTATACCGACTTGGCAACCGACTGGTTCTGGGAAACCGACTCCGACTTCAGGTTTCAAAGGCTGCATGGAAAACAGGCACGCGATGGGCAAATCCCCAAAGACTACCTAGGGCACAAATTGTGGGATGTCCCCATTCTGACGCCTTTGGAGGGAACATGGGACGCGCTAAAGAAACGGGTCGACCAAAGAAAACGGATCTTTGATTTCGTGGTGTCTGCATCCGACGGGATTGGCGACAGACATTATGCCGAAATCGCCGGTCTGCCCAAATTCAATGCCGCAGGGGAGTTTGAGGGCTACTGGGGAACCGCAAAGGATGTCACCCGACGCACACAGCATGAACTGGATCTTGCCGAAAGCCAGACAAGAGACAAGACCGCCGCAAGGCTGGTGAAACTCGCCAGTTGGACTTGGGACAAGGTCGAAGATAGGTGTTCTTATTGTTCGCCCGAACTTGCAGAGATGTTCGGTGTCACGGTCGATGAATTCCTACGCCGATCCACGTCCTGGGAAAAGGATCTGGACTGGTATCACCCGGACGATCGGGAAAGATATGCACAGGCCTCAGAGTCGGCCACGGCAACACAGTCCGGATACGACATCATTGCCCGTGTCGTGCTTGGCGATGGCACAATCCGCACGGTGCACGAAACCACAGAGCCTGTTTTCGACTCATCGGGGGCATTCGTGGCGACGATGGGCGTCCTTCTGGACATCACCGATAAGGTCGAACTGCAAGATCGGCTAATGATTCAGGAAGACCGGCTGAAAAACATCATCGACAATATACCCGGTGCGGCCTACCGCGTGAAATACGATGCGACCTTTACCAACGTGTACCACAGCAGCGGGTACCTGACGCATTTTGTCGACCCGAACACGCCGCCTGTCAAATGGCAGCAAGACCGGAACTTTCCGACGCTGGATATACCCGCAGCAGATCGCGACCGCGTCGAAAAAAGTTTGCGGCGCGCGGTATTGCTCAATCAATGCTATTCGGTCGAATACCCCGTCACCTTGCGCGATGGATCACAGCGGTGGGTGTCCGACCGTGGCCGACCGGTCGAAACGTCTGACGGCGAAATCGAACTTGAAGGTATCATGCTTGATGCCACAGAGAAACATGCGGCTCAGGACGCTCTGGCACACGCGCAGAAATTGGAAGCGGTTGGCAAATTGACCGGCGGCATTGCGCATGATTTCAACAATTTGCTGGCCGTCATTCTGGGAAATCTGGAACTATTGCGGGATGAGACAGAAAAACCCGGTCAGATTGACCTGATCGACGCGGGAATTGAGGCTGTACGACGCGGCGCCGACTTGACCAGAAACATGCTTGCGTTTGCGCGAAAGTCGCCCTTGAAACTAGAGGTTCTCAACCTCAACAGTCTGGCCGGAAAGACCAAGAACTGGATTGGTCGGACGCTTCCGGCGAACATCCTTGTCGAGACATCTCTGCTGGCCGGGTTGTGGAAAATCGAGGCCGATGCCAGCGCGACGCAAAGCGCCATACTCAATCTCGTTCTGAACGCGCGGGACGCCATGCCCAACGGCGGCAAGATGACCATTGAAACGTCGAACGTGCGCATAGACGAAGAGTATATCGAAAACCGGTTCGAGGACATGGAACCCGGTCGCTATGTGATGCTGGCGGTCAGCGATAATGGTCATGGAATCCCGAAGGACATTGTGGACGACATCTTTGAGCCGTTCTTCACGACAAAACCGCCCGGGTCCGGATCCGGGCTTGGCCTGTCGATGATCCTTGGGTTCATGAAGCAATCCGGCGGCAGCGTGCGGGTCTATTCAGAGCCAGGTGTCGGAACAACTTTCAAACTCTTTTTCAAGGCCTTGCACTCAGATACGCTGATTTCGGACGTCCCGAACGCCGGCTTGCCGTTGGCGCAGGGGGCTGCGCGGATTCTGTTGGTCGAGGACAACACCGGGGTTCTTGCCGTGTTGCGATCCACCCTGACCAGAGCGGGATATGACATCAAAACCGCAAGTTCCGGCGATCTGGCCCGCGACATATTCGAGGCAAATCCCGATTTTGATTTGCTGCTCACCGACATCGTCATGCCCGGCGCGCTCCAGGGCACGGCCCTGGCCAAGGCCCTGCGCGAAATTCGCCCGGACCTAAAGGTCATCTTCATGTCCGGCTACGCCAGTGAGGCCACCGTCCACGGCAACGGGTTGCGCCCCGAAGACATCAGACTGATGAAGCCTATCGGAAGAACCGTCTTGTTTCAGGCCATCGAAAAGGCGTTGGGCTGA
- a CDS encoding aminotransferase family protein, translating into MTNLFYQTKSPRPTLDRAEGIYMWDTDGKRYIDGSSGAMVSNIGHSNPAVLDAMRAQMDKSTFGYRLHFQTDSSEQLAAKTAALAPDGLNKVFFVSGGSEAVESTLKLARQFALTQGQPQRFKVISRYPSYHGCTLGALAITGYAPMTAPFDPMMMRMPKVPAPRAYLDGLDPTDPATGLHYANMLEAKILEEGPDTVLAFIVEPVGGASTGALVPPAGYMQRIREICTEYGVLLIHDEVMTGGGRTGRFFGAGHWGVTPDLISISKGFGGGYVPLGAMIARDDIVDAVMGAGGFIHGFTYAGNPLACAAGCAVLDQIAEHDLIGNAARMGDALADRLRGLMQRYPLIGDVRGKGLLMAFELMADRATKAPLPAHLNAHARLVDIAYDNGLIIYSRRTRGGTSGDHFLVCPPMIVDAAQLDDLTDRLDRSLASYMAEIPQFSGAA; encoded by the coding sequence ATGACCAACCTGTTCTACCAGACCAAATCGCCGCGCCCCACGCTCGACCGGGCCGAAGGCATCTATATGTGGGACACCGACGGCAAGCGGTACATCGACGGCTCAAGCGGCGCGATGGTCAGCAATATCGGTCATTCCAACCCCGCCGTGCTGGACGCCATGCGCGCCCAGATGGACAAATCCACCTTTGGCTACCGGCTGCATTTCCAGACCGACAGCTCTGAACAACTGGCCGCCAAAACAGCGGCTTTGGCCCCCGACGGATTGAACAAGGTGTTCTTTGTCTCCGGCGGGTCAGAGGCGGTGGAAAGCACGCTGAAACTGGCCCGTCAATTCGCGCTGACCCAAGGCCAGCCGCAGCGGTTCAAGGTGATCTCGCGCTATCCCAGCTATCATGGCTGCACGCTGGGGGCGCTGGCAATCACCGGCTATGCGCCGATGACAGCCCCCTTTGACCCGATGATGATGCGGATGCCCAAGGTGCCCGCCCCGCGCGCCTATCTGGACGGGCTGGACCCGACGGACCCGGCCACCGGGCTGCATTACGCCAACATGTTGGAGGCCAAGATCCTTGAGGAAGGCCCCGACACCGTGTTGGCCTTTATCGTCGAACCCGTGGGCGGCGCATCGACCGGCGCGCTGGTGCCCCCCGCCGGGTACATGCAGCGCATCCGCGAGATCTGTACCGAATACGGCGTTTTGCTGATCCACGATGAGGTCATGACCGGCGGCGGGCGCACCGGGCGCTTTTTCGGGGCCGGGCACTGGGGCGTGACGCCGGACCTGATCTCGATTTCCAAGGGGTTCGGCGGTGGCTATGTGCCCTTGGGCGCGATGATCGCGCGGGATGACATCGTCGATGCCGTAATGGGCGCGGGCGGCTTCATCCACGGGTTTACCTACGCGGGCAACCCGCTGGCCTGTGCAGCGGGCTGCGCGGTGCTGGACCAGATCGCGGAACATGACCTGATCGGCAATGCCGCGCGGATGGGTGACGCGCTGGCCGACCGGCTGCGTGGGCTGATGCAGCGCTATCCGCTGATAGGCGACGTGCGCGGCAAGGGCCTGCTGATGGCGTTCGAACTGATGGCCGACCGCGCGACCAAGGCCCCCCTGCCCGCCCATCTGAACGCCCACGCCCGGCTGGTCGACATCGCCTATGACAACGGGTTGATCATCTATTCGCGGCGCACACGCGGCGGCACATCCGGCGATCACTTTCTCGTCTGCCCGCCGATGATCGTCGATGCGGCGCAACTGGATGACCTGACCGACCGGCTGGACCGGTCTCTGGCCAGCTACATGGCGGAAATCCCGCAGTTTTCCGGCGCAGCGTAA
- a CDS encoding creatininase family protein, which yields MTTTTYGHLTWEDVRDADKDRVVILNVSATEDHGPHMPLDTDTVLGMAVATGVARAAPDEVFVMPPVPYGFNEHHKDFPGVIWIQPETLIAFVTDITKSLAHHGFRRILLLNSHGSNHPCLDLAARKTVIETGIICVSASYWNLMSARINEVRKSDIGGIAHAGEFEAAMYMHLHPDRVHIEKSTSQNLHNPDSKFFNLDLAGGGGGAMLMRWWSEVSPDGTMGDPTVADAETGKKFLDAAIEETTALIREIRALPILPRHDHH from the coding sequence ATGACAACCACCACCTATGGCCATCTGACATGGGAAGACGTGCGCGATGCCGACAAGGATCGCGTGGTCATTCTGAACGTCTCGGCGACAGAGGATCACGGCCCCCACATGCCGCTGGACACCGACACGGTGCTGGGCATGGCCGTGGCGACCGGCGTGGCGCGCGCCGCCCCGGACGAAGTCTTTGTGATGCCGCCCGTGCCATACGGGTTCAACGAACATCACAAGGACTTTCCCGGCGTGATCTGGATTCAGCCCGAAACGCTGATCGCCTTTGTCACCGACATCACCAAATCGCTGGCCCATCACGGGTTCCGGCGCATCCTGCTGCTGAACTCGCACGGGTCGAACCATCCCTGCCTTGATCTGGCCGCGCGCAAGACGGTGATCGAGACCGGCATCATCTGCGTCTCCGCCTCCTACTGGAACCTGATGTCGGCGCGGATCAACGAGGTCCGCAAATCCGACATCGGCGGCATCGCCCACGCCGGAGAGTTTGAGGCCGCGATGTACATGCACCTGCACCCCGACCGGGTGCATATCGAGAAATCGACGTCGCAGAACCTGCACAACCCGGACAGCAAGTTCTTCAACCTTGATCTGGCGGGCGGCGGCGGCGGCGCGATGCTGATGCGCTGGTGGTCCGAGGTGTCGCCCGACGGCACGATGGGCGATCCGACGGTGGCCGATGCCGAGACGGGCAAGAAATTCCTCGACGCCGCGATCGAGGAGACCACCGCCCTGATCCGCGAAATCCGCGCGCTGCCCATTCTGCCGCGCCATGATCACCATTAA
- a CDS encoding amino acid ABC transporter ATP-binding protein, protein MSDQAFVTIKNAAKSYGTLEVLKDINLTVQRGQIVAIIGPSGSGKSTLLRAINELDPLSSGEVWLEDVQINKTLPHRQYEAHVNQVRQDIGMVFQHFNLFPHLTVRGNITLAPRMLKGLSEADANKLAEEQLAKVGLSDKIDEYPSRLSGGQKQRVAIARALAMKPKVMLFDEATSALDPELVEEVNLVMKQLAEEHMTMIIVTHEMDFAASVCDRVLFMDQGVVVEEGPPSVIFQNPENERTRNFLRKHLSR, encoded by the coding sequence ATGTCCGATCAGGCCTTTGTCACCATCAAGAACGCCGCCAAAAGCTATGGCACGCTTGAGGTACTCAAGGACATCAACCTGACCGTCCAGCGCGGTCAGATCGTTGCCATCATCGGGCCGTCCGGCTCTGGCAAATCGACCCTGCTGCGCGCCATCAATGAACTGGATCCGCTGTCCTCGGGGGAGGTCTGGCTAGAGGATGTGCAGATCAACAAGACACTGCCGCATCGCCAATATGAGGCCCACGTCAATCAGGTGCGGCAGGACATCGGCATGGTGTTCCAGCACTTCAACCTGTTCCCCCACCTGACGGTGCGCGGCAACATCACGCTGGCGCCGCGGATGCTCAAAGGTCTGTCTGAGGCCGACGCCAACAAACTGGCTGAGGAACAACTGGCCAAGGTGGGCCTGTCGGACAAGATTGATGAATACCCCTCACGCCTGTCGGGCGGCCAGAAACAGCGCGTCGCCATCGCCCGCGCGCTGGCGATGAAACCCAAGGTGATGCTGTTCGATGAGGCAACCTCGGCGCTGGACCCCGAACTGGTCGAAGAGGTCAACCTTGTGATGAAGCAACTCGCCGAAGAGCACATGACCATGATCATCGTCACGCACGAGATGGATTTCGCCGCTTCCGTCTGTGACCGCGTGTTGTTCATGGATCAAGGCGTTGTGGTCGAAGAGGGGCCGCCCTCGGTGATCTTTCAGAACCCGGAAAACGAACGCACGCGCAATTTTCTGCGCAAACATCTCAGTCGCTGA